The following proteins come from a genomic window of Enterococcus gilvus ATCC BAA-350:
- the fsa gene encoding fructose-6-phosphate aldolase, giving the protein MKFFLDTANVEEIKRINELGLVDGVTTNPTIISKEGRDFKEVITEICDLIEGPVSAEVIALDTDTMVKEARDIANWAENVVVKIPMTEDGLRAVNVLSKEGIKTNVTLVFTVAQGLMAAKAGATYVSPFVGRLDDIATDSLSLISNLKKVLMEYGYQTEIIAASIRSLKHVEDVAELGSDITTIPGALFPKLWSHPLTDAGIQAFLKDWEAFEK; this is encoded by the coding sequence ATGAAATTCTTTTTGGACACAGCAAACGTGGAAGAAATTAAACGAATCAATGAATTAGGATTGGTGGATGGAGTAACAACAAACCCAACAATCATTTCAAAAGAAGGACGAGATTTTAAAGAAGTGATTACTGAAATATGCGATTTGATTGAGGGCCCCGTCAGTGCCGAAGTCATTGCATTAGATACAGACACTATGGTGAAAGAAGCGAGAGATATCGCTAATTGGGCAGAAAATGTGGTCGTAAAAATTCCTATGACAGAAGATGGATTACGTGCCGTCAATGTACTATCTAAAGAAGGTATCAAGACAAATGTCACATTAGTTTTTACTGTTGCACAGGGCTTGATGGCCGCTAAAGCTGGTGCAACCTACGTTAGTCCATTTGTCGGTCGATTGGATGATATCGCTACAGACAGTTTGTCACTTATCAGTAATCTAAAAAAAGTGTTGATGGAATATGGTTATCAGACGGAGATCATTGCAGCTAGTATACGCAGTCTGAAACACGTAGAAGATGTTGCAGAATTGGGTTCGGATATTACGACAATACCAGGCGCATTGTTCCCTAAACTTTGGTCACATCCACTGACGGATGCAGGAATTCAAGCTTTCTTGAAAGACTGGGAAGCATTCGAAAAATAA
- the rpiB gene encoding ribose 5-phosphate isomerase B → MKIGLGSDHNAFEMKRELLAYIKEKGYEVKDYGCYSSDEVDYPNIAFHVANGVLEEEVDRGILCCGTGIGMAVAANKVPGIRAAQVHDTYSAERAQLSNNAQIITMGSKVIGIDVAKKIVDEYLSVTFEGGNSGRKIEQIMEKESEYSK, encoded by the coding sequence ATGAAAATTGGACTTGGATCGGATCATAATGCGTTTGAGATGAAACGTGAATTATTGGCATACATTAAAGAAAAAGGATATGAAGTCAAGGATTACGGGTGCTATTCATCTGATGAGGTTGATTATCCAAACATCGCATTTCATGTAGCAAACGGTGTACTGGAGGAAGAAGTTGACCGTGGAATTTTATGCTGTGGTACGGGAATCGGCATGGCTGTAGCAGCAAACAAAGTTCCCGGCATACGAGCAGCACAAGTGCATGATACGTATTCTGCTGAACGAGCACAACTAAGCAACAATGCACAAATCATAACTATGGGATCAAAGGTCATTGGAATCGATGTAGCAAAAAAAATTGTCGACGAATATTTGTCTGTTACTTTTGAAGGAGGAAATTCAGGTAGAAAAATTGAGCAGATTATGGAAAAGGAATCTGAATACTCTAAATAA
- a CDS encoding Lin0368 family putative glycerol transporter subunit: MKFLRSMVGYMVAGTIVMSVWNELGSFGIFGGYLAAGIIIGPMWFMNHYLNLTGNEDDAAFVDMGLAIGVCGIARDSFMQGASVFSDALPTIALVIVGAVIGGIVAAAFEKSVAKEEQRDEKAPEPGMTEKELDRLVGEE, from the coding sequence ATGAAATTTTTAAGAAGCATGGTAGGTTATATGGTCGCTGGCACGATAGTCATGTCTGTTTGGAATGAGCTTGGAAGTTTTGGCATCTTTGGGGGGTACTTGGCAGCTGGAATTATTATTGGCCCAATGTGGTTTATGAATCATTACCTTAATCTGACCGGAAACGAAGACGATGCAGCATTCGTGGATATGGGACTTGCAATCGGTGTCTGCGGGATTGCTCGGGACTCTTTCATGCAGGGGGCATCTGTCTTTTCAGACGCTTTACCGACGATTGCATTAGTAATCGTTGGCGCAGTCATCGGTGGGATCGTCGCAGCTGCCTTTGAAAAGAGTGTCGCAAAAGAAGAACAACGAGATGAAAAGGCACCGGAACCGGGAATGACGGAAAAAGAATTGGATCGGTTGGTTGGCGAAGAATAG
- a CDS encoding triose-phosphate isomerase family protein, which translates to MRKPIVGISLKLYQNEIDNARDFAHAIVEEVGNEKKIEQFMCPGMGVLYPVAMILKDSEIGLGAQNIAPESNGAYTGEFSIESLKDMKGSYAEIGHVERRTIFNETDEMINQKVRLALNYDVTPVLCIGEIMKTEDYQEIKDLMKKQLFLDLFQLEGQQTEKVILAYEPAWAVGQTCAASAVHVQRVHGLIRECIKELFDRKTAENIRIIYGGSVSQENVQLIVSDDNVDGVFVGRFGHKPTQYASIVDTVKRVKEG; encoded by the coding sequence ATGCGGAAGCCAATTGTTGGGATTAGTTTAAAGCTGTACCAAAACGAAATAGACAATGCCCGAGATTTTGCTCATGCAATCGTTGAAGAAGTGGGAAATGAGAAAAAAATCGAACAATTCATGTGTCCCGGAATGGGCGTGCTATACCCAGTAGCGATGATCCTAAAAGATTCAGAAATAGGATTGGGCGCACAAAATATTGCGCCTGAATCCAATGGGGCTTATACTGGCGAATTTTCAATCGAATCGTTGAAAGATATGAAGGGCAGCTATGCGGAGATCGGACATGTGGAACGACGGACAATTTTCAATGAAACAGATGAAATGATTAATCAAAAAGTTCGCCTAGCCCTGAATTATGATGTCACACCAGTCTTGTGTATTGGTGAAATCATGAAAACAGAGGACTATCAAGAAATCAAGGACTTAATGAAGAAGCAGTTATTTCTTGATTTGTTCCAGCTTGAAGGACAACAAACGGAAAAAGTTATTTTGGCCTATGAACCTGCTTGGGCCGTTGGTCAAACGTGTGCGGCGAGTGCGGTGCATGTGCAGCGAGTGCATGGACTGATTCGCGAATGCATCAAAGAGTTGTTCGATAGAAAGACAGCGGAAAATATTCGCATCATTTATGGTGGTTCTGTATCTCAAGAAAATGTTCAATTGATTGTTTCAGACGACAATGTGGATGGAGTGTTTGTAGGGCGTTTCGGACATAAACCAACACAATATGCATCGATTGTTGACACCGTTAAAAGAGTAAAGGAGGGATAA
- the dhaM gene encoding dihydroxyacetone kinase phosphoryl donor subunit DhaM, with amino-acid sequence MFGIILVSHSQKITDGTKEMIEEMTGTSDAVRIISAGGTGDGRLGTNSVMIMEAIEANSDCDHILIFCDIGSAILSSETAIDLIEEEDLQDKTEIMDCPLVEGAFAAAVQATVCQKKETIIQELAQL; translated from the coding sequence ATGTTTGGCATTATTCTTGTTTCCCATAGTCAAAAAATTACAGATGGAACAAAAGAGATGATTGAAGAGATGACAGGAACCAGTGATGCGGTAAGAATCATTTCTGCAGGCGGTACTGGAGATGGTCGGCTGGGTACTAATTCCGTTATGATCATGGAGGCGATAGAAGCAAATTCGGATTGTGATCATATTCTTATTTTTTGCGATATTGGAAGCGCTATATTGAGCTCTGAAACGGCTATTGATTTGATTGAGGAAGAAGATTTGCAAGATAAAACGGAAATCATGGATTGTCCATTGGTAGAAGGGGCATTTGCAGCGGCTGTTCAGGCCACTGTTTGTCAGAAGAAAGAAACGATCATCCAAGAGTTGGCCCAATTGTAA